From a region of the Bradyrhizobium diazoefficiens genome:
- a CDS encoding DUF1489 domain-containing protein, with the protein MPLHLIKLAVGCDSVKELKEWIAERMQTAKKKGLPQHHIHITRMVPKRDAEILAGGSLYWVIKGEIAAREKIIGIEPFRDKDGIGRCRIVMQPKVISVSPRAMRPFQGWRYLTEDSVPPDLGKSAAGSIAAMPEPMRRELRDLGLL; encoded by the coding sequence ATGCCGCTACATCTGATCAAGCTCGCCGTCGGTTGCGACTCCGTCAAGGAATTGAAGGAGTGGATCGCCGAACGGATGCAGACCGCCAAGAAGAAGGGTCTGCCGCAACATCACATTCACATCACCCGCATGGTGCCCAAGCGCGACGCCGAGATCCTCGCAGGCGGGTCGCTCTACTGGGTGATCAAGGGCGAGATTGCCGCGCGGGAAAAGATCATCGGCATCGAGCCGTTCCGCGACAAGGACGGCATCGGGCGCTGCCGGATCGTGATGCAGCCGAAGGTGATCTCGGTCTCGCCGCGGGCGATGCGCCCGTTCCAGGGCTGGCGCTATCTCACAGAGGATTCCGTGCCGCCAGATCTCGGCAAGTCCGCTGCCGGCTCGATCGCGGCGATGCCGGAGCCGATGCGGCGCGAATTGCGCGATCTCGGGCTGCTCTAA
- a CDS encoding glutathione S-transferase family protein codes for MAALKLAIGNKNYSSWSMRPWLALRANDIPFVETLIPLYTDNPADKEQILSFSRAGKVPVLIDGDVTVWDSLAIIEYIAERYPEVKLWPDDVAARAHARSVCAEMHSGFMALRSECGMNLHRPIRPVALSADARANVARIEEIWRECRARYGAKDSGAKGPFLFGRFGAADAMYAPVVHRLRTYAIDVAPDTKAYMDTMMALPAFQEWTRDGLAETLVIAKFEDA; via the coding sequence ATGGCTGCGCTGAAACTGGCGATCGGCAACAAGAACTACTCGTCATGGTCGATGCGGCCCTGGCTCGCGCTCCGCGCCAACGACATCCCGTTCGTGGAGACTCTCATCCCGCTCTACACCGACAATCCCGCGGACAAGGAGCAGATCCTGTCCTTCAGCCGCGCCGGCAAGGTGCCGGTGCTGATCGACGGCGACGTCACGGTGTGGGATTCGCTCGCCATCATCGAATACATCGCCGAGCGCTATCCGGAAGTGAAGCTGTGGCCCGACGACGTCGCCGCGCGCGCGCATGCCCGCTCGGTATGCGCCGAGATGCATTCCGGATTCATGGCGTTACGCAGCGAATGCGGCATGAACCTGCATCGGCCGATACGCCCCGTGGCCCTGTCGGCCGACGCCAGGGCCAATGTCGCGCGCATCGAGGAGATCTGGCGCGAGTGCCGCGCGCGCTATGGTGCCAAGGATTCTGGTGCCAAGGGTCCGTTCCTGTTCGGCCGTTTCGGCGCGGCGGACGCGATGTACGCGCCGGTCGTGCACCGCCTGCGCACCTACGCGATCGACGTCGCGCCGGACACCAAGGCCTACATGGACACGATGATGGCGCTACCGGCCTTCCAGGAATGGACCCGCGACGGGCTGGCCGAGACACTTGTCATTGCGAAGTTCGAGGATGCCTGA
- a CDS encoding aldo/keto reductase yields MLFVEANGARIPAIGLGTWELSGRPAARVVEQALRLGYRHIDTAQAYDNEREVGDGVRASGVRRDDIFLTTKVWTNHFAPHDLERSVKESLARLRLPSVDLLLLHWPNPHVPLAETLGALSHAKTMGLTRHIGVSNFTVALIEQAVAASPEPLVCNQVEYHPYLDQAKVMAACARHGLALVAYSPIAKGRIKTDQTLAEIGRAHRKTPAQVCLRWLVQQSVAAIPRTSRIERLSENIEIFDFELSEDEMSRIAALANPKGRLTDFGFAPKWD; encoded by the coding sequence ATGCTGTTCGTCGAGGCCAATGGCGCAAGAATTCCGGCGATCGGGCTCGGGACCTGGGAGCTGAGCGGAAGGCCTGCCGCGCGCGTGGTCGAGCAGGCGCTGCGGCTCGGCTATCGTCACATCGACACCGCGCAGGCCTACGATAACGAGCGCGAGGTCGGCGACGGCGTGCGCGCCTCCGGCGTGCGCCGCGACGACATCTTCCTCACCACCAAGGTCTGGACCAACCATTTCGCGCCCCACGATCTCGAGCGCTCGGTCAAGGAAAGCCTGGCTCGCTTACGGCTTCCCTCCGTCGATCTGTTGCTGCTGCACTGGCCCAATCCGCACGTGCCGCTGGCGGAAACGCTTGGCGCGCTGTCGCATGCGAAGACGATGGGCCTGACCCGCCACATCGGCGTCTCCAATTTTACGGTGGCGCTGATCGAGCAGGCGGTGGCAGCCTCGCCAGAGCCGCTCGTCTGCAACCAGGTCGAATACCACCCCTATCTCGACCAGGCGAAGGTGATGGCGGCCTGCGCTCGGCACGGCCTTGCACTCGTCGCCTACAGCCCGATCGCCAAGGGGCGCATCAAGACCGACCAGACGCTGGCCGAGATCGGGCGCGCCCACCGCAAGACGCCGGCGCAGGTCTGCCTGCGCTGGCTGGTGCAACAGAGTGTCGCTGCGATCCCGCGCACCTCGCGCATCGAGCGCCTGTCTGAAAACATCGAGATCTTCGATTTCGAGTTGTCGGAGGACGAGATGAGCCGGATCGCCGCGCTCGCCAATCCCAAGGGCCGCCTGACCGACTTTGGCTTCGCCCCGAAATGGGATTGA
- a CDS encoding helix-turn-helix domain-containing protein: MRLRLKADGRIVELRDGQEFPVQPASAAPTEVGSLAVRDLRRRACLTQMEFAAKLGVPVETIRNWEQGKRAPRGPARALLAVIAHAPDTVFQALAKA; encoded by the coding sequence ATGCGGTTGCGGCTGAAGGCGGACGGGCGGATCGTCGAGTTGCGGGACGGACAGGAATTTCCGGTCCAGCCGGCCAGTGCCGCGCCGACCGAGGTCGGCTCGCTCGCGGTGCGCGATTTGCGCCGCCGCGCCTGCCTGACCCAGATGGAGTTTGCCGCAAAACTCGGCGTTCCCGTCGAGACCATCCGCAACTGGGAGCAGGGCAAGCGTGCTCCGCGGGGACCGGCCCGCGCGCTGCTCGCAGTGATCGCGCACGCCCCGGATACGGTGTTCCAGGCGCTCGCCAAAGCCTGA